One Acidobacteriota bacterium DNA segment encodes these proteins:
- a CDS encoding radical SAM protein: MRPRKRRLPTGPWLVAADGDGNVFEIPGLLALGRSGGCWMRPLPRKWAPLPQGSLLFRLPDRRPVGWDATEGRAVVLDEYEGREVFAACAFLPPAHTALHLAAWKKMPQAGPLPLYAYCALGFHKDGFVAPAVRVDPDRRQDLVEFDEQEIRAGARAMLERHPDNRLAAHLVENCALDYCCPAARNWVLGRWEAPLPTSPACNADCVGCLSFQPGKQVPVTQPRLRLVPEVREIVELAVEHLESAPRAVVSFGQGCEGEPLLQADRIEAAIREIRRHTQRGTIHLNSNASRPEAVERLVAAGLDSLRISLNSCREDLYERYYHPRGYGLDALVRSARAVSRAGGLVSLNYFIFPGVTDTDEEFDALVDFIRDTGARVLQCRNLNIDPDLYLEALGMEPRKAPGFGIDRWMDRVRQAFPHLCFAYFNPPREEWPAPSPQPGR; encoded by the coding sequence ATGCGGCCCAGAAAGCGACGATTGCCCACCGGCCCCTGGCTGGTGGCCGCCGATGGAGACGGCAACGTCTTTGAAATCCCGGGGTTGCTGGCCCTGGGCCGCTCGGGCGGGTGCTGGATGCGCCCCCTGCCCCGCAAGTGGGCTCCCCTGCCCCAGGGCTCGCTGCTCTTTCGCCTGCCGGACCGACGGCCGGTGGGCTGGGATGCCACCGAGGGGCGTGCCGTGGTGCTCGACGAGTACGAGGGGCGCGAGGTCTTCGCGGCTTGCGCCTTTCTTCCGCCGGCCCATACCGCCCTCCACCTGGCCGCCTGGAAGAAAATGCCCCAGGCAGGGCCCCTGCCCCTTTACGCCTACTGCGCCCTCGGATTCCACAAGGACGGCTTCGTCGCTCCCGCCGTGCGCGTCGACCCGGACCGCCGGCAGGACCTGGTGGAGTTCGATGAGCAGGAGATCCGCGCGGGAGCGCGGGCGATGCTCGAGCGGCATCCGGACAACCGCCTCGCCGCCCACCTGGTGGAAAACTGCGCGCTGGACTACTGCTGCCCCGCGGCTCGCAACTGGGTGCTCGGGCGCTGGGAAGCCCCCCTGCCCACCAGCCCGGCCTGCAACGCCGACTGCGTGGGCTGCCTCTCTTTCCAGCCGGGCAAGCAGGTGCCCGTGACCCAGCCCCGCCTGCGCCTGGTACCCGAGGTGCGGGAAATCGTCGAACTGGCCGTCGAGCACCTGGAATCCGCCCCCCGGGCGGTGGTCTCGTTCGGACAGGGGTGCGAGGGCGAGCCCCTGCTCCAGGCCGACCGGATCGAGGCCGCGATCCGGGAAATTCGGCGCCATACCCAGCGGGGCACGATTCACCTCAACTCCAACGCCTCGCGTCCCGAAGCCGTCGAACGCCTGGTCGCGGCGGGACTCGACAGCCTTCGGATCAGTCTCAACTCCTGCCGGGAGGACCTCTACGAGCGCTACTACCACCCCCGGGGCTACGGCCTGGACGCGCTGGTACGCTCAGCCCGCGCCGTCAGCCGTGCGGGAGGCCTGGTCAGCCTGAACTACTTCATCTTTCCCGGCGTGACCGATACCGACGAGGAGTTCGACGCCCTGGTCGACTTCATCCGTGACACCGGGGCCCGAGTGCTCCAGTGCCGCAACCTGAACATCGATCCGGACCTCTACCTCGAGGCCCTCGGCATGGAGCCTCGCAAGGCCCCGGGCTTCGGCATCGACCGCTGGATGGACAGGGTACGCCAGGCCTTTCCCCACCTCTGTTTCGCCTATTTCAACCCGCCCCGGGAGGAGTGGCCGGCACCGTCCCCCCAGCCCGGGCGGTGA
- a CDS encoding GspH/FimT family pseudopilin, whose amino-acid sequence MSRQPVPSTTPSRLPPSERGFSLVEMLAVLAIVGLTAAIGVYTIDLAGWRASSAASDVARRIELARSRAVFEQNDYRVIFDTASNSYRVHDDENSNGSIDADISESVTTYHLSTQGAGTVFGYPAGTKGIDGADITAAISFSGSAPVLTFDPLGSANAGVIYLIPTADLDRADPANMRAISINQATGRVRRWRYDPTISNPGPWRLEQ is encoded by the coding sequence ATGAGCCGCCAGCCGGTGCCGAGCACGACTCCCAGCCGACTGCCGCCATCAGAGAGGGGATTCTCCCTCGTTGAAATGCTGGCCGTTCTCGCCATCGTCGGCCTGACGGCGGCGATCGGCGTTTACACCATCGACCTGGCCGGCTGGAGAGCCTCTTCGGCCGCCTCGGACGTGGCCCGCCGGATCGAGTTGGCCCGTTCCCGGGCCGTCTTCGAGCAGAACGACTATCGGGTGATCTTCGACACCGCCTCCAACTCCTACCGGGTTCACGACGACGAGAACTCCAACGGCAGCATCGACGCCGACATCTCGGAAAGCGTGACGACCTATCACCTGTCCACCCAGGGGGCGGGAACGGTCTTCGGCTATCCCGCGGGCACGAAAGGCATCGACGGCGCGGACATCACCGCGGCGATCTCCTTTTCCGGATCCGCTCCCGTACTGACCTTCGATCCCCTGGGGTCCGCCAATGCGGGGGTGATCTACCTGATCCCCACCGCCGATCTCGACCGCGCCGACCCCGCCAACATGCGGGCGATCAGCATCAACCAGGCAACGGGCCGGGTCCGCCGCTGGCGCTACGACCCGACGATATCCAACCCCGGACCATGGAGGCTCGAACAATGA
- a CDS encoding CarD family transcriptional regulator, with translation MKFKVGDKVVYPNHGVGIVNEIRDLNYGGNRATYISLRIVQSDSIVMVPVENSKAVGLRKLVPRTRVGKVLDKLRDAEVEVPSDWKGRYQENQAKMRSGDIEQVAEVLKNLTFLNTVKTLSYRERKMLDRAKALVVSELSEASRKPFDAMEQLVEEAMGVEASGSTVSEH, from the coding sequence TTGAAGTTCAAGGTCGGTGACAAGGTCGTCTATCCCAACCACGGCGTGGGCATCGTCAACGAAATTCGCGATCTGAACTACGGCGGCAACCGGGCCACGTATATCAGTCTGCGGATCGTCCAGAGCGACAGCATCGTCATGGTGCCGGTGGAGAACAGCAAGGCCGTGGGCCTGCGCAAGCTCGTGCCCCGGACCCGGGTGGGCAAGGTCCTCGACAAACTCCGGGACGCCGAGGTGGAGGTGCCCTCCGACTGGAAGGGGCGCTACCAGGAGAACCAGGCCAAGATGCGCTCGGGAGATATTGAGCAGGTGGCCGAGGTGCTCAAGAACCTGACTTTTCTCAACACGGTCAAGACGCTCTCCTACCGCGAGCGCAAGATGCTCGACCGGGCTAAGGCGCTGGTGGTCAGCGAACTCTCCGAGGCCAGCCGGAAGCCCTTCGACGCGATGGAACAGCTCGTCGAAGAAGCGATGGGCGTCGAAGCTTCGGGCAGTACCGTCTCCGAGCACTGA
- a CDS encoding universal stress protein, whose protein sequence is MLPVERILCPTDFSDPARHALDTAAELARHFQAQLLVLTVIDPLPAMHAPVEGAAFDLAAFEKDREAAARRRLSELVETGLGEGLAARPLVTHGCVYAQIVAAAEEHDADLIVIATHGWTGWRRLLFGSVAEKVVRTAHRPVLIVHQPEQERAGAA, encoded by the coding sequence ATGCTTCCTGTCGAGCGTATTTTGTGCCCGACCGACTTCAGTGATCCCGCCCGCCATGCCCTCGACACCGCTGCGGAACTCGCCCGCCACTTTCAGGCCCAGCTCCTGGTCCTGACGGTGATCGATCCGCTGCCGGCGATGCACGCGCCGGTGGAAGGGGCCGCCTTCGACCTGGCCGCTTTCGAGAAGGATCGGGAGGCGGCGGCCCGGCGGCGCCTGTCCGAGCTGGTGGAGACCGGCCTCGGCGAGGGCCTCGCGGCCCGGCCCCTGGTCACCCACGGCTGCGTCTACGCCCAGATCGTGGCCGCCGCCGAGGAGCACGACGCCGATCTGATCGTCATCGCCACCCACGGCTGGACCGGGTGGCGACGCCTGCTGTTCGGCAGCGTGGCCGAGAAGGTCGTCCGTACGGCCCACCGCCCGGTGCTGATCGTCCACCAGCCCGAACAGGAGCGGGCCGGGGCCGCCTGA